In one window of Mus pahari chromosome 3, PAHARI_EIJ_v1.1, whole genome shotgun sequence DNA:
- the G6pc2 gene encoding glucose-6-phosphatase 2 isoform X3, with product MDFLHRSGVLIIQHLQEDYRTYYDFLNFMSNVGDPRNIFSIYFPLWFQLNQTVGTKMIWVAVIGDWFNLIFKWILFGHRPYWWIQETEIYPNHSSPCLEQFPTTCETGPGSPSGHAMGSSCVWYVMVTAALSYTISRMDESSVTLHRDASSRGL from the exons ATGGATTTCCTTCATAGGAGTGGGGTGCTCATTATTCAGCATCTGCAGGAGGACTACCGGACTTACtatgattttctaaattttatgtcCAATGTTGGAGACCCCAGAAATATCTTTTCTATTTACTTCCCACTTTGGTTTCAGTTGAATCAGACTGTTGGAACCAAGATGATATGGGTAGCGGTCATAGGGGACTGGTTCAATCTCATATTTAAATG GATATTGTTTGGCCATCGTCCTTACTGGTGGATCCAAGAAACTGAGATTTACCCAAATCACTCAAGCCCGTGTCTTGAGCAGTTTCCTACTACATGCGAAACAGGCCCAG GAAGTCCATCTGGCCACGCAATGGGTTCATCGTGTGTCTGGTATGTCATGGTAACAGCTGCCCTAAGCTACACCATCAGCCGGATGGATGAGTCCTCTGTCACTCTGCACAG GGATGCTAGTAGCCGAGGCCTTTGA
- the G6pc2 gene encoding glucose-6-phosphatase 2 isoform X2 produces the protein MGSSCVWYVMVTAALSYTISRMDESSVTLHRLTWSFLWSVFWLIQISVCISRVFIATHFPHQVLLGVIGGMLVAEAFEHTPGVHMASLSVYLKTNVFLFLFALGFYLLLRLLGIDLLWSVPIAKKWCANPDWIHIDSTPFAGLLRNLGVLFGLGFAINSEMFLRSCRGENGSKPSFRLLCALTSLTTMQLYRFIKIPTHAEPLFYLLSFCKSVSIPLTVVALIPYCVHMLMRPSEKKSK, from the exons ATGGGTTCATCGTGTGTCTGGTATGTCATGGTAACAGCTGCCCTAAGCTACACCATCAGCCGGATGGATGAGTCCTCTGTCACTCTGCACAG ACTGACCTGGTCCTTTCTGTGGAGTGTTTTCTGGTTGATTCAAATCAGCGTCTGCATCTCAAGAGTATTCATAGCCACGCATTTCCCCCATCAGGTCCTTCTTGGAGTGATTGGTG GGATGCTAGTAGCCGAGGCCTTTGAACACACTCCAGGAGTCCACATGGCCAGCTTGAGCGTGTACCTGAAGACCAacgtcttcctcttcctgtttgccCTCGGTTTTTACCTGCTTCTCCGACTGCTCGGTATTGACCTGCTGTGGTCTGTGCCCATCGCCAAAAAGTGGTGTGCCAACCCAGACTGGATCCACATTGACAGCACGCCTTTTGCTGGACTCTTGAGAAACCTTGGGGTGCTCTTTGGCTTGGGTTTCGCCATCAACTCGGAAATGTTCCTTCGAAGCTGCCGGGGAGAAAATGGCTCCAAGCCGAGCTTCCGCTTGCTCTGTGCTCTGACCTCACTGACCACAATGCAACTTTATCGCTTCATCAAGATCCCGACTCACGCAGAACCTCTATTTTACCTGTTGTCTTTCTGTAAAAGTGTGTCCATCCCCCTGACGGTGGTGGCTCTAATTCCCTACTGTGTACATATGTTAATGAGACCCAGTGAGAAGAAGAGTAAATAG
- the G6pc2 gene encoding glucose-6-phosphatase 2 isoform X1, with translation MDFLHRSGVLIIQHLQEDYRTYYDFLNFMSNVGDPRNIFSIYFPLWFQLNQTVGTKMIWVAVIGDWFNLIFKWILFGHRPYWWIQETEIYPNHSSPCLEQFPTTCETGPGSPSGHAMGSSCVWYVMVTAALSYTISRMDESSVTLHRLTWSFLWSVFWLIQISVCISRVFIATHFPHQVLLGVIGGMLVAEAFEHTPGVHMASLSVYLKTNVFLFLFALGFYLLLRLLGIDLLWSVPIAKKWCANPDWIHIDSTPFAGLLRNLGVLFGLGFAINSEMFLRSCRGENGSKPSFRLLCALTSLTTMQLYRFIKIPTHAEPLFYLLSFCKSVSIPLTVVALIPYCVHMLMRPSEKKSK, from the exons ATGGATTTCCTTCATAGGAGTGGGGTGCTCATTATTCAGCATCTGCAGGAGGACTACCGGACTTACtatgattttctaaattttatgtcCAATGTTGGAGACCCCAGAAATATCTTTTCTATTTACTTCCCACTTTGGTTTCAGTTGAATCAGACTGTTGGAACCAAGATGATATGGGTAGCGGTCATAGGGGACTGGTTCAATCTCATATTTAAATG GATATTGTTTGGCCATCGTCCTTACTGGTGGATCCAAGAAACTGAGATTTACCCAAATCACTCAAGCCCGTGTCTTGAGCAGTTTCCTACTACATGCGAAACAGGCCCAG GAAGTCCATCTGGCCACGCAATGGGTTCATCGTGTGTCTGGTATGTCATGGTAACAGCTGCCCTAAGCTACACCATCAGCCGGATGGATGAGTCCTCTGTCACTCTGCACAG ACTGACCTGGTCCTTTCTGTGGAGTGTTTTCTGGTTGATTCAAATCAGCGTCTGCATCTCAAGAGTATTCATAGCCACGCATTTCCCCCATCAGGTCCTTCTTGGAGTGATTGGTG GGATGCTAGTAGCCGAGGCCTTTGAACACACTCCAGGAGTCCACATGGCCAGCTTGAGCGTGTACCTGAAGACCAacgtcttcctcttcctgtttgccCTCGGTTTTTACCTGCTTCTCCGACTGCTCGGTATTGACCTGCTGTGGTCTGTGCCCATCGCCAAAAAGTGGTGTGCCAACCCAGACTGGATCCACATTGACAGCACGCCTTTTGCTGGACTCTTGAGAAACCTTGGGGTGCTCTTTGGCTTGGGTTTCGCCATCAACTCGGAAATGTTCCTTCGAAGCTGCCGGGGAGAAAATGGCTCCAAGCCGAGCTTCCGCTTGCTCTGTGCTCTGACCTCACTGACCACAATGCAACTTTATCGCTTCATCAAGATCCCGACTCACGCAGAACCTCTATTTTACCTGTTGTCTTTCTGTAAAAGTGTGTCCATCCCCCTGACGGTGGTGGCTCTAATTCCCTACTGTGTACATATGTTAATGAGACCCAGTGAGAAGAAGAGTAAATAG